Proteins found in one Mucilaginibacter gracilis genomic segment:
- a CDS encoding lipoprotein — MKRIILLVSIAIGLTACSNGNNSNAITEFIPGTYVNQAQSGYSVANDTLIIDKAKNTDNIYLITRKTGYRRITDGKLQPLQHQVKRWSGTWDNQKQILEVMQTHTFLIFQPDKRNLLNGVSEYWKL; from the coding sequence ATGAAAAGGATTATTTTATTAGTCAGTATAGCTATTGGCTTAACCGCCTGCAGCAATGGCAATAACAGCAATGCAATAACTGAGTTTATCCCCGGTACTTATGTGAACCAGGCGCAGAGCGGGTACAGTGTGGCCAATGATACTTTAATTATTGACAAGGCGAAGAACACCGATAACATTTACCTCATTACCCGCAAGACAGGTTATCGCCGGATAACCGACGGCAAACTGCAACCCTTGCAGCACCAGGTCAAACGCTGGTCAGGGACATGGGATAACCAAAAGCAGATCCTGGAGGTGATGCAAACCCATACTTTCCTCATTTTTCAGCCAGACAAACGGAACCTGCTTAACGGGGTAAGCGAATACTGGAAGCTTTAG